A stretch of Oncorhynchus mykiss isolate Arlee chromosome 12, USDA_OmykA_1.1, whole genome shotgun sequence DNA encodes these proteins:
- the LOC110538906 gene encoding transcription factor Ovo-like 2: MCSECDKVFPLQCMLTRHLKCHSMVKRHPCHCCGKGFNDTFDLKRHMRTHTGIRPYCCELCDKAFTQRCSLESHLRKIHGVFQQYAYRQRRSKIFVCEDCGYTSNRPDEYFLHMCQCHPGSQALRRYYRHQAHEGANNMLSQHKPSPFFIYTTAGYYMG; this comes from the exons ATGTGTTCGGAATGTGACAAGGTGTTCCCCCTGCAGTGCATGTTGACGCGCCATCTCAAGTGCCACAGCATGGTGAAGAGACACCCCTGCCACTGCTGTGGCAAGGGCTTCAACGACACCTTCGACCTAAAGAGGCACATGCGCACTCACACAG GTATCCGTCCGTACTGCTGCGAGCTGTGTGACAAGGCCTTCACCCAGCGCTGCTCCCTCGAATCCCACCTGAGGAAGATCCATGGCGTTTTCCAGCAGTATGCCTACCGCCAGCGTCGCTCCAAGATCTTTGTGTGCGAGGACTGCGGCTACACATCCAACCGGCCCGACGAGTACTTCCTCCACATGTGCCAGTGCCACCCGGGCAGCCAAGCCCTGCGCCGCTACTACCGCCACCAGGCACATGAGGGCGCCAACAACATGCTCTCTCAAcaca